A stretch of the Oceanispirochaeta sp. M1 genome encodes the following:
- the pseI gene encoding pseudaminic acid synthase — MINIDNFIINDDSECYIIAEISANHCNSFEIAKKTIIAAKESGANAVKIQTYTADTMTIDCKSDLFRISGGTIWDGQYEYDIYKEGTMPWEWQPKLKEIADEIGITLFSTPFDKTAVDFLEKMNVPVYKVASFEAVDIPLIKYIASKNKPIIISTGIIEKDEIFDIVDACNEVNNDNLILLKCISSYPAPLEEMNLKTLIDMKTTFNTIVGLSDHTMDLECVLAAVALGAKVVEKHFTLDRTLGGPDALFSMEPNNFKEMVDSIRKVEKALGNISYNLSEKSKLNRNYSRSLFIVKDMVKGDIFSDSNLKSIRPGYGISPKEYENILGKKCSQNIKRGTPMSYDYINC, encoded by the coding sequence ATGATTAATATCGATAATTTTATTATAAATGATGATTCAGAATGTTATATCATAGCCGAGATCTCAGCAAATCATTGTAATAGTTTTGAAATAGCAAAAAAAACTATTATTGCAGCTAAAGAATCAGGAGCAAATGCTGTTAAGATACAAACATATACAGCTGATACGATGACCATTGATTGTAAATCTGATTTATTTAGAATAAGTGGAGGTACTATTTGGGATGGACAGTATGAGTATGATATTTATAAAGAAGGGACAATGCCTTGGGAGTGGCAACCAAAGTTAAAAGAAATAGCTGATGAAATCGGAATAACATTGTTTTCTACGCCTTTTGACAAAACAGCTGTAGATTTTCTTGAAAAAATGAATGTTCCAGTTTACAAAGTCGCTTCATTTGAAGCTGTTGATATTCCTTTAATTAAGTATATTGCATCAAAAAATAAACCTATTATTATATCTACTGGAATAATAGAGAAAGATGAAATATTTGATATTGTAGATGCTTGCAATGAAGTCAATAATGACAATCTTATACTGTTGAAATGTATCAGTTCTTATCCTGCTCCTCTTGAAGAAATGAATTTAAAGACTCTTATAGATATGAAAACAACATTTAATACAATTGTAGGGCTATCTGATCACACTATGGATTTAGAGTGTGTTCTAGCAGCTGTAGCTCTTGGAGCAAAGGTCGTAGAAAAACACTTCACACTTGATAGAACATTAGGTGGACCTGATGCACTATTTTCAATGGAGCCGAATAATTTTAAAGAGATGGTAGATTCAATTAGAAAAGTTGAAAAGGCATTAGGAAATATTTCTTACAACCTCTCAGAAAAATCTAAGTTAAATCGTAATTACTCAAGGTCTCTTTTTATAGTTAAAGATATGGTTAAAGGAGATATTTTCTCTGATTCCAATTTGAAATCAATACGTCCTGGTTATGGGATTTCTCCTAAGGAATATGAAAACATATTAGGTAAGAAGTGTTCTCAGAATATTAAAAGGGGCACACCAATGAGTTATGATTATATAAACTGCTAG